A single Arachidicoccus sp. BS20 DNA region contains:
- a CDS encoding TonB-dependent receptor produces MSYKCKYYIFTITTLFAYISGMAQTDVYHISGKVFSQHKFPVIAASVRFPELKKNIVTDSSGRFSLSDMPAGTYTIIISATGYITLKSKIVVTKRAQNFSFLLKTRTALLNDVSVFGYSRIKSLNRQAYNVTAIDAQKLQNTVTDVAHVLDHVPGARLRETGGLGSDYDFSISGFSGNRIKFFLDGIPMESFGPSFQINNIPVNLAERIEVYKGVVPVWLGGDALGGAVNIVTNNRLKNYLDVSYSYGSFNTHRTNINAGYTSKKGFTVRLNAFQNYSDNDYKVTVDAADIHTGQYYRDTTVKRFHDKYHNETAIAQIGFTDKKWTDQLLFGITLGQYYKQIQTGARSTAVFGAWFTKGNIIMPALKYAKKNFITKGLDVTFNADYNLGQDQSIDTIHARYNWLGDSITYLGKGGESWYSLYKYRNHNGSASLSAKYSINGRQNIAFDNVFSYFNRKGANLVSPNPLVDNIPQKTEKNILGASYQYHIPGKFNITVFGKYFYQHASTTLIQTDYNNPGDTVYNKTGLNRNKPGYGVAATYFIQPQLQLKFSYEKTYRMPESEDLFGDIINKDGNWNLKPERSNNINLGLGYNLNLDKHHFYFSGTGIYYYAKDFIYYNPLGPNPNKLYPDNLYNVSNLGLESEIRYSYQQIFVAGINVTYQNLRDRNKYRTDLPDIPSITYKERIPNIPYLFGNVHAALYFPNIFSGAGKLTIGYNMMYVHNFYLYWASEGAADTKRMIPTQISHDVSIVYTFKNGRYNTAIECKNIIGEKLYDNYSLQKPGRSFSIKLRYFIGQ; encoded by the coding sequence ATGTCTTATAAATGTAAATATTACATATTCACGATAACCACTTTGTTTGCTTATATATCAGGCATGGCGCAAACGGATGTTTACCATATTTCGGGAAAAGTATTTAGCCAACATAAGTTTCCGGTTATTGCTGCCTCTGTCCGTTTTCCCGAACTAAAGAAAAATATTGTTACCGATTCTTCCGGCAGGTTCTCACTTTCAGATATGCCGGCAGGCACTTATACAATTATTATTTCGGCAACAGGCTACATCACGTTGAAAAGCAAAATTGTAGTAACGAAGCGTGCCCAGAATTTTTCTTTCCTGTTAAAAACCCGTACCGCTTTACTTAATGATGTATCTGTGTTCGGATATTCACGTATTAAATCGTTGAATAGACAAGCCTATAACGTAACTGCCATAGATGCACAAAAACTGCAAAATACGGTAACAGACGTGGCACATGTTTTGGACCATGTTCCCGGAGCGCGTCTGCGGGAAACGGGAGGCTTGGGATCAGACTATGATTTTTCCATCAGCGGATTTTCCGGTAACAGGATAAAATTTTTCCTGGATGGCATTCCGATGGAAAGTTTCGGACCATCGTTTCAAATCAACAATATACCCGTCAATCTTGCAGAGCGGATAGAAGTGTACAAAGGTGTAGTGCCTGTATGGCTGGGCGGCGATGCATTGGGCGGCGCAGTAAATATTGTTACAAACAACAGGCTTAAAAATTATCTGGATGTATCCTATTCCTACGGCTCTTTTAATACGCACAGAACGAATATCAATGCAGGCTACACTTCAAAAAAAGGCTTTACGGTAAGGTTAAACGCTTTTCAGAATTATTCAGATAACGATTATAAAGTTACCGTGGATGCCGCCGATATACACACGGGGCAATATTACCGAGATACAACGGTCAAGCGGTTCCACGATAAATATCACAACGAAACAGCAATTGCACAAATAGGCTTTACGGATAAAAAATGGACAGACCAATTACTGTTCGGCATCACATTAGGACAATATTATAAACAAATACAAACCGGCGCACGCAGCACGGCGGTATTCGGCGCATGGTTTACCAAAGGCAACATTATAATGCCTGCACTGAAATATGCCAAAAAGAACTTTATAACAAAGGGATTGGATGTAACTTTCAATGCCGATTATAATCTCGGGCAAGACCAAAGTATTGATACCATACACGCCCGCTACAATTGGTTAGGCGATTCCATCACCTACCTTGGAAAAGGCGGTGAAAGCTGGTACAGCCTGTATAAATACAGGAATCATAACGGAAGCGCATCGCTTTCGGCAAAGTATTCTATCAATGGCAGGCAGAACATTGCTTTTGATAATGTCTTCAGCTATTTCAACAGAAAAGGCGCCAACCTGGTATCACCAAATCCTTTGGTGGACAATATCCCGCAGAAGACTGAAAAAAATATATTAGGCGCAAGTTATCAATATCATATCCCCGGTAAATTCAATATTACCGTATTCGGAAAATATTTTTATCAGCATGCAAGTACTACGCTTATCCAAACCGATTATAATAATCCCGGCGATACCGTTTATAACAAAACAGGACTCAACAGAAACAAGCCGGGCTACGGCGTTGCAGCAACTTATTTTATTCAGCCGCAGCTTCAACTAAAATTTTCTTACGAAAAAACATACCGGATGCCGGAAAGCGAAGACCTCTTCGGAGACATCATCAACAAAGACGGCAACTGGAATTTAAAACCGGAACGAAGCAATAATATCAACCTGGGACTGGGTTACAATTTAAACTTAGATAAGCATCATTTTTACTTTAGCGGTACGGGAATATATTACTATGCTAAAGATTTTATCTATTATAACCCGCTCGGGCCAAACCCGAATAAATTGTATCCCGACAACCTGTACAATGTATCCAATTTGGGGTTGGAATCCGAAATAAGATATTCTTACCAACAGATTTTTGTTGCCGGAATAAACGTTACTTACCAAAATTTGAGGGATAGAAATAAATACCGTACAGACCTTCCGGACATTCCCAGCATTACCTACAAAGAACGCATTCCCAATATTCCTTATTTATTCGGTAATGTCCATGCGGCGCTTTATTTTCCAAATATTTTTTCCGGCGCCGGTAAGCTGACCATCGGCTACAACATGATGTATGTGCACAATTTCTATTTGTACTGGGCAAGCGAAGGCGCGGCAGATACAAAACGCATGATTCCTACACAAATATCGCACGATGTAAGCATCGTTTACACATTTAAAAACGGCAGGTATAATACCGCAATTGAATGTAAAAACATTATCGGTGAAAAGTTATACGATAATTATAGCCTGCAAAAACCGGGACGGTCATTCAGTATAAAACTCAGATATTTTATCGGTCAATAA
- a CDS encoding alpha/beta hydrolase: protein MIVFLLLILLWVIGVFTLLLFAGFLFEQYSRRKLERKIFKRKTFADIDGKKLHYVKKGKGNCTVVFQSGMGSSHAIWHEIQEAISQNAVTISYDRNGIMLSEATGKTVTNDHVSKERELLLENTHCPKPYILVGHSMAGIYLRPFIKRHEYDIAGIVFAEAAHPKQIEMASPELLKTLKIPPHQLIKFLVQTGIYRILFSFIPLSPEIPVRHRLHRMEKNFFYRSCNKVLEELKNDRHNFKDAEEYNSFGNIPLTIITGTSEIRYAKIKNAGLKNELRQLTEKVQLDLLKLSSNSRLVKAENSGHILQINDAELFVSEIQSLYC, encoded by the coding sequence ATGATTGTATTTTTGCTTCTGATTCTCCTGTGGGTTATTGGCGTTTTTACCTTGTTGTTATTCGCAGGTTTCCTGTTTGAGCAATACTCCAGAAGAAAGCTGGAAAGAAAAATATTTAAAAGAAAAACCTTTGCAGATATTGACGGGAAAAAGTTGCATTATGTAAAGAAAGGCAAAGGAAACTGCACTGTGGTGTTCCAGTCCGGCATGGGAAGCAGCCATGCCATCTGGCACGAAATACAGGAAGCCATATCACAAAATGCAGTAACCATTTCTTATGACCGCAACGGCATTATGCTGAGCGAAGCAACGGGAAAAACGGTTACAAATGACCATGTTTCTAAAGAACGCGAATTGCTTTTAGAAAATACACACTGCCCCAAGCCATACATTTTAGTAGGACATTCAATGGCAGGAATATATTTAAGACCGTTTATCAAGCGGCACGAATACGATATTGCCGGAATTGTTTTTGCGGAAGCCGCACATCCTAAACAAATAGAAATGGCTTCGCCGGAACTCCTAAAAACTTTGAAAATACCACCACACCAGCTCATTAAATTTTTAGTGCAAACAGGCATCTACCGGATTTTATTTTCTTTTATACCCTTGTCGCCGGAAATACCTGTCAGGCACAGGCTGCACCGCATGGAAAAAAATTTCTTTTACAGGTCGTGCAATAAAGTATTGGAAGAACTGAAAAACGACAGGCACAATTTTAAAGATGCCGAAGAATATAATTCCTTTGGAAATATACCATTAACCATAATTACCGGTACATCTGAAATACGATATGCAAAAATTAAAAATGCCGGATTAAAAAACGAATTACGCCAATTGACAGAAAAAGTTCAGCTTGATTTATTAAAACTTTCATCCAACAGCCGCCTTGTAAAAGCAGAAAACAGCGGACATATATTGCAAATTAATGATGCAGAACTATTTGTTTCGGAGATACAGAGTTTGTACTGCTAA
- a CDS encoding helix-turn-helix transcriptional regulator, with the protein MRKYISPRLFIYDYGSIYYEKGSIMQYVMTGDDFNHFVSVAGKQNADNNSDINSMKVITPKGDAHFRKQTLDSNLFILEADYLMNGDVTILGKGTSPLLEIQCNLSAMPIVYHDDANVEHTVATMSSNIAFLPAEQNEAKIHLSENVNYNTFDIHLPLSMLDGYAGESGIMDNFLAKIHKNISGKLSPSDIGISADIFNVIQDIKSCTYEGLVRRIYFESKTYELIALLYNNAENKKEDYMLNAVDKDKIHWAASLIKANLDRPCTIIELAHQVGINQTKLKAGFKILFDNTVFGYMQDLRMHQAKKYLMDTNMSIQEIGMNLGYQNTSNFSIAFKKTHGISPMKAREIYTKKQPG; encoded by the coding sequence TTGCGAAAGTATATTTCGCCACGTTTATTCATTTATGATTATGGAAGTATTTATTATGAAAAAGGAAGTATTATGCAATATGTAATGACGGGCGATGACTTTAATCATTTTGTTTCTGTTGCCGGGAAACAAAATGCGGATAATAACAGCGATATAAACAGTATGAAGGTTATCACACCTAAGGGAGATGCGCATTTTCGCAAGCAGACTTTGGACAGCAACCTGTTCATATTAGAAGCCGATTACCTTATGAACGGAGATGTAACGATTTTAGGAAAAGGAACATCTCCATTACTGGAAATCCAATGTAATTTATCCGCTATGCCCATTGTATATCACGATGATGCTAACGTAGAACATACAGTTGCTACAATGTCTTCTAATATCGCTTTTTTACCTGCCGAACAAAATGAAGCGAAAATCCATCTCTCCGAAAATGTGAATTACAATACGTTCGATATTCATCTTCCGCTCTCAATGCTGGACGGTTACGCGGGCGAATCTGGCATTATGGATAATTTCCTGGCAAAAATCCATAAAAATATCAGCGGCAAACTCAGCCCAAGCGATATCGGAATAAGTGCTGATATTTTTAACGTGATACAAGATATAAAAAGCTGCACTTATGAAGGACTGGTAAGAAGGATTTACTTTGAATCTAAAACATATGAACTCATTGCGTTGCTTTATAACAATGCTGAGAATAAAAAAGAAGATTACATGCTAAACGCCGTGGACAAGGATAAAATCCATTGGGCAGCCTCATTAATTAAAGCAAACCTGGACAGACCTTGTACCATTATAGAATTGGCTCATCAGGTAGGCATCAACCAAACAAAACTCAAAGCCGGCTTTAAAATCTTATTTGATAATACTGTTTTTGGTTATATGCAAGACCTCAGAATGCATCAGGCAAAAAAATATTTAATGGATACAAATATGTCTATACAGGAAATAGGCATGAATTTAGGATACCAAAATACATCCAATTTCAGTATCGCTTTCAAAAAAACACACGGCATCTCGCCCATGAAAGCAAGAGAAATTTATACAAAAAAACAACCCGGATAA
- a CDS encoding TonB-dependent receptor produces the protein MKHLSLLFISSVLCLLLTPEIMFAQSAGGAVRGIITTSDNKPASSITIQIEQLKRGAVSDNNGRYIINKLAPGHYVLKISSIGIAMQEKEIIVSTGETTEENFTINITSQQLQDVIVNTQQAKYHAGTSNDVAKMPLKNLENPQVYTTVTSALLKDQQIVTYSDALKNIPGVIMQLENNTAGGSVTSRGFPTQSFLRNGVVGIGGDGNIDVSNIESIEAIKGPSGALYGSSLISYGGLFNIVTKKPFDTFKGEAGYTWGGYGLSRFTVDVNTPLNADKTLLFRLNGAIHHEGSWQDAGFASYEFVAPSLTYKIDDKNTLELEGEYQNERANSFYRIFIDGSYKTGVRSPKDVNIDWHRRFIGNGLVLKPKQAKLFTTLTHQFSKQWVSRTNFTYLSSAESGGNAYMSVLAGNDSLIRNATYYDYYKKYTTDIQENINGDFHIGSLRNRTLIGAEVYSVTTKASYGSLAFDKLSLANPGVEYVKLSNTTLQNALLDVPFIQTGSILTNTYSAYVQNVLNVTDRLLAMASVRWDYYDYKGQKSVITEEATGGYHQNAFSPKFGLVYQIVKDKVSLFGNYMNGFTNVAPVQQPDGSTSVFKPQHANQWEGGVKADAFNGKLSGSISYYDIKVSNVVRSDAPDRPTYQVQNGTQYSKGLEAQVTANPFAGFNIIAGYAYNNSKYEKISTALDGFRPSSAGPKNLANAWLSYRVQTGTLQGLGLGFGGNYASENAVINDLDDYYVLPSFTTLNASLSYDKKKYNITCKVDNLTNKQYWVGWGTTIPQMPRRFSASFTVKF, from the coding sequence ATGAAGCATTTAAGTTTACTGTTTATTTCGTCTGTTTTATGCCTGCTTTTGACTCCGGAAATCATGTTTGCGCAAAGTGCCGGCGGCGCTGTTAGAGGAATTATTACAACAAGCGATAACAAGCCTGCATCAAGCATTACCATCCAAATCGAACAACTGAAACGCGGCGCTGTTTCAGACAATAATGGTAGGTATATTATTAACAAGCTCGCGCCGGGGCATTATGTTTTAAAAATTTCTTCCATAGGCATTGCTATGCAGGAAAAAGAAATTATCGTTTCCACAGGAGAAACAACTGAAGAAAATTTTACGATTAATATTACTTCACAACAATTACAGGATGTTATTGTAAACACACAGCAAGCGAAATATCATGCGGGTACGAGCAACGATGTAGCGAAGATGCCGCTGAAAAATTTGGAGAATCCGCAGGTATATACAACCGTTACAAGTGCGTTGCTGAAAGACCAGCAAATTGTTACTTATTCCGATGCATTGAAAAATATTCCCGGCGTTATCATGCAATTGGAAAATAACACGGCAGGCGGTTCGGTTACTTCGCGCGGTTTCCCTACCCAATCGTTTTTAAGAAACGGCGTGGTGGGCATTGGCGGAGATGGCAATATTGATGTCTCCAATATCGAAAGCATCGAAGCCATCAAAGGTCCTTCCGGCGCATTATACGGAAGTTCGCTCATCAGTTATGGCGGGCTGTTCAACATTGTTACCAAAAAACCTTTTGATACCTTCAAAGGAGAAGCAGGCTACACTTGGGGCGGCTATGGATTAAGCCGTTTTACGGTGGACGTGAATACACCGTTGAATGCGGACAAAACATTGCTGTTCCGCTTGAATGGCGCCATTCATCATGAAGGGTCCTGGCAAGATGCAGGCTTTGCTTCCTATGAATTTGTTGCACCCTCTTTGACATACAAAATCGATGATAAAAACACGCTTGAATTAGAAGGCGAGTATCAAAATGAACGTGCCAATAGCTTTTATCGCATTTTCATAGATGGTTCGTATAAAACCGGTGTACGCAGCCCAAAAGATGTCAATATAGACTGGCACAGAAGATTTATTGGCAATGGGCTTGTTCTTAAGCCAAAGCAGGCAAAACTTTTTACAACATTAACACATCAATTCTCCAAGCAATGGGTATCGCGTACCAACTTTACTTATCTCAGCAGTGCTGAAAGTGGGGGCAACGCTTATATGTCTGTGCTTGCCGGCAATGACTCTCTTATTCGTAATGCAACCTATTATGATTATTATAAAAAATATACCACGGATATTCAGGAAAATATCAACGGCGATTTTCATATCGGGAGCTTGAGAAACCGTACGTTAATTGGCGCAGAAGTATATAGCGTTACTACAAAGGCAAGCTATGGCAGTCTGGCATTTGATAAATTGAGCCTTGCTAACCCAGGAGTTGAATATGTGAAACTAAGCAATACAACATTGCAAAATGCATTGCTGGATGTTCCTTTTATACAAACGGGAAGCATTCTTACAAATACTTACAGCGCCTATGTGCAGAATGTTTTGAACGTTACAGACAGATTACTTGCAATGGCAAGCGTACGTTGGGATTATTATGATTACAAAGGGCAAAAAAGCGTGATTACGGAAGAGGCAACAGGCGGTTATCATCAAAATGCATTTTCGCCGAAATTCGGTTTGGTATATCAAATCGTGAAAGATAAAGTGTCTTTGTTTGGTAATTACATGAATGGTTTTACCAATGTGGCGCCTGTGCAACAACCCGATGGAAGCACCAGCGTTTTTAAACCACAACACGCCAACCAATGGGAAGGCGGTGTTAAAGCCGATGCGTTCAACGGAAAATTAAGCGGCAGCATTAGCTATTATGACATCAAGGTAAGTAATGTTGTTCGCAGCGATGCTCCGGACAGACCGACTTATCAGGTGCAAAATGGCACGCAATACAGCAAAGGTTTGGAAGCGCAGGTTACGGCAAATCCTTTTGCGGGCTTCAACATTATTGCAGGCTATGCGTATAACAACAGTAAATATGAAAAAATTAGTACGGCGCTCGACGGCTTTCGTCCAAGCTCCGCAGGTCCGAAAAATTTGGCAAACGCTTGGCTAAGCTATCGTGTGCAAACAGGAACGCTGCAAGGTTTAGGCTTGGGCTTCGGCGGCAACTATGCAAGTGAAAATGCAGTGATTAATGATTTGGATGATTATTATGTATTGCCGTCATTTACTACATTAAATGCTTCGCTTTCATACGACAAAAAGAAATATAATATTACCTGCAAAGTGGATAATCTTACCAATAAACAATATTGGGTAGGCTGGGGAACAACCATTCCGCAAATGCCGAGAAGATTCTCTGCAAGCTTTACCGTGAAATTTTAG
- the dnaE gene encoding DNA polymerase III subunit alpha has product MPQFSHLHVHSQYSLLDGAASIGSLYKKAEKDGMNAVALTDHGNMFGAFEFVAQAWKNTKVVGKDANGKDILEPKIKPVVGCELYVVEDRFQKTFSKDKKDKRYHQILLAKNELGYKNLVKLTSLGFIEGMYSKYPRVDKSLIQQYHEGLIATTCCIGASVPQAILTKGEEEAEKEFKWWLDLFGEDYYVELQRHHMEEQNKVNEVLLKFAKKYNVPVICTNDSHYTDKDDANAHDILLCINTGEKQTTPGFDDFVNDDALVKNRRFKFPNNEFYFKTTNEMEKLFQDIPQSLENTQQIVDKIEVLNLKKDILLPAFPIPQEFKTTNDDNINQWNYLHHLTYEGARKRYVDLTDEIKERIDFELFTIKTMGFAGYFLIVSDFIKAGRDMGVFIGPGRGSAAGSAVAYCIGITNIDPIKYNLLFERFLNPDRKSMPDIDTDFDDEGRQRVIDYVVQKYSKQQVAQIITYGTMAAKMSIKDVARVMDLPLADANALAKLVPDKPGTQLGRVLKAPITNKEAKDGEKSLEDKEGYMPEDVENIKKLREIYDGNDMRAAVLHEAERLEGSVRNTGIHAAGIIIAPKDLTELIPVATAKDSDLWVTQIEGSSIEEAGVIKMDFLGLKNLSIIKTALQLIKQNHGDDIVIDDIPLDDEKTYQLYQRGETNATFQFESAGMQKHLRDLKPDVFADLIAMNALYRPGPLAYIPNFIKRKHGIEKIEYDLPEMEEYLADTYGITVYQEQVMLLSQKLAGFSKGDADVLRKAMGKKQIAVLNKMKAQFIEGATKKGHPQDKLEKIWADWEAFAQYAFNKSHSTCYAFVAYQTAYLKAHYPSEYMAAVLNHAGAIEKLTFFMEECKRMGIKVLGCDINESHKGFSPNKKGEIRFGFGGLKGVGDAAIESILEERNKNGAFKDIFDFIKRVNQRTVNKKSIESLVYSGAFDCFENMHRAQFFAVQPGETTNNLERIIKFGNVYQTSQENTANSLFGDMGMPEVATPKILPSQEWSLIEKLENEKEVTGIYISGHPLDNYKFEMQHYGFMQISDFNELKDNNEIKNKGGNVIRIAGLVIDAQHRTTKTGKDFGILTIEDFSGKTEIALWRDDYIKYKSYLEKGLTLSLTGFFKQRYNQESFDFNVTNIMSLDSVKTAFTKSIDVAIALQALSESMVEFFAENSKKNAGNTALKFKVFDADEEMSVNLYTIEKGIAMNDELVSYLRQNPDIDVHIGLAV; this is encoded by the coding sequence ATGCCCCAGTTTTCGCATCTTCACGTTCATTCGCAATATTCTTTGTTAGACGGCGCTGCATCCATCGGAAGCCTTTATAAAAAAGCTGAAAAAGACGGTATGAACGCCGTTGCATTGACTGACCACGGCAATATGTTCGGCGCATTTGAGTTTGTGGCACAGGCTTGGAAAAACACAAAAGTCGTGGGCAAAGATGCCAACGGAAAAGATATTCTTGAACCGAAAATAAAACCTGTTGTCGGCTGCGAATTGTATGTAGTGGAAGACCGTTTTCAAAAGACTTTTTCTAAGGATAAAAAAGATAAACGTTATCATCAAATTTTGTTGGCGAAAAATGAATTGGGTTACAAAAATCTCGTCAAGCTTACGTCGCTCGGTTTTATCGAAGGAATGTACAGCAAATATCCCCGCGTGGACAAAAGCCTGATTCAGCAATACCACGAAGGATTGATTGCGACTACTTGTTGCATCGGTGCGAGTGTTCCGCAGGCGATTTTAACTAAAGGAGAAGAAGAAGCGGAAAAGGAATTTAAGTGGTGGCTTGACTTGTTCGGCGAGGATTATTACGTGGAACTGCAACGCCACCACATGGAAGAGCAAAACAAAGTGAACGAAGTATTGCTGAAGTTTGCGAAGAAATACAATGTGCCTGTTATTTGTACCAACGACAGTCATTACACCGACAAAGACGATGCAAACGCGCACGATATTTTGCTCTGCATCAATACAGGAGAAAAGCAAACGACACCCGGTTTTGACGATTTTGTAAACGATGATGCACTGGTAAAAAACCGCCGGTTTAAATTTCCCAACAATGAATTTTATTTTAAGACAACGAATGAAATGGAAAAGCTTTTCCAAGACATTCCGCAGTCGCTCGAAAACACGCAGCAAATCGTTGACAAGATTGAAGTACTGAATTTGAAGAAAGATATTTTACTGCCCGCGTTTCCCATTCCGCAGGAATTTAAAACCACAAACGACGACAATATTAATCAATGGAATTACCTGCATCATCTCACGTATGAAGGCGCAAGAAAAAGATATGTTGATTTAACCGATGAAATAAAAGAACGTATCGATTTTGAATTGTTCACGATTAAGACAATGGGCTTTGCGGGTTACTTTTTGATTGTAAGCGATTTTATCAAAGCCGGTCGCGATATGGGCGTATTCATTGGTCCGGGACGCGGTTCTGCCGCAGGAAGCGCGGTGGCATATTGCATTGGTATTACCAACATCGACCCGATAAAATATAATTTGCTGTTTGAAAGATTCCTGAACCCGGACCGTAAATCCATGCCCGATATCGACACGGATTTTGACGATGAAGGCAGGCAAAGAGTGATTGATTATGTAGTGCAAAAATATTCCAAGCAACAGGTAGCGCAAATCATCACGTATGGCACGATGGCGGCAAAAATGTCCATTAAAGACGTGGCGCGCGTAATGGATTTGCCATTGGCTGATGCGAATGCTTTGGCAAAGCTCGTGCCCGATAAGCCCGGAACACAGTTAGGTCGAGTGTTGAAAGCACCCATTACAAACAAAGAAGCGAAAGACGGCGAAAAATCTTTGGAAGACAAAGAAGGCTATATGCCCGAAGATGTGGAAAACATTAAGAAGCTGCGCGAAATTTATGATGGCAATGATATGCGCGCGGCGGTGTTGCACGAAGCGGAAAGGCTCGAAGGAAGCGTGCGCAATACGGGCATTCACGCGGCAGGCATCATCATTGCGCCGAAAGATTTAACGGAGTTAATTCCTGTTGCAACAGCGAAAGATTCCGACTTGTGGGTTACACAAATCGAAGGCAGCAGCATTGAAGAAGCCGGCGTTATCAAGATGGACTTTTTGGGTTTGAAAAATCTGTCCATTATCAAAACGGCGTTGCAGCTTATCAAACAAAATCATGGCGATGATATCGTCATAGACGATATTCCTTTGGATGATGAAAAAACATATCAGCTGTATCAGCGCGGCGAAACCAATGCGACGTTCCAGTTTGAAAGCGCCGGAATGCAAAAGCATCTGCGCGATTTAAAGCCCGACGTTTTCGCCGATTTGATTGCGATGAATGCGTTGTATCGTCCCGGTCCCTTGGCATACATTCCAAACTTCATCAAAAGAAAACACGGCATCGAAAAAATCGAATACGACCTGCCGGAAATGGAAGAATATCTGGCGGATACGTACGGTATTACGGTTTATCAGGAACAGGTAATGCTGCTGTCGCAAAAGCTCGCAGGATTTTCCAAAGGCGATGCCGACGTGCTGCGTAAAGCGATGGGTAAAAAGCAAATTGCCGTGCTGAACAAAATGAAAGCGCAGTTTATCGAGGGCGCAACCAAGAAGGGACATCCGCAGGATAAACTTGAAAAAATATGGGCGGACTGGGAAGCATTTGCGCAATATGCTTTCAACAAATCGCACTCTACATGCTATGCTTTTGTGGCGTATCAAACGGCGTATTTGAAAGCGCATTATCCAAGCGAATACATGGCTGCCGTACTGAACCACGCGGGCGCTATTGAAAAGCTCACTTTCTTCATGGAAGAGTGCAAACGCATGGGCATCAAAGTGCTTGGCTGCGACATCAATGAATCGCACAAAGGTTTTTCGCCGAACAAAAAAGGCGAAATACGTTTCGGTTTCGGCGGCTTAAAAGGCGTGGGCGATGCGGCTATTGAAAGCATTCTGGAAGAAAGAAATAAGAACGGCGCGTTCAAAGATATCTTCGATTTTATCAAGCGTGTGAACCAAAGAACAGTGAATAAAAAATCTATTGAAAGCCTTGTATATTCGGGCGCTTTCGATTGTTTTGAAAATATGCACCGCGCACAGTTCTTTGCCGTACAGCCCGGCGAAACAACAAACAATCTGGAACGTATTATTAAGTTTGGCAACGTTTACCAGACAAGCCAGGAGAATACTGCGAACAGTTTGTTCGGCGATATGGGAATGCCCGAAGTTGCCACGCCGAAGATTCTTCCGTCACAGGAGTGGAGCCTGATTGAAAAATTGGAAAATGAAAAAGAAGTAACGGGCATTTATATCAGCGGACATCCGCTGGACAATTACAAATTTGAAATGCAGCATTACGGCTTTATGCAAATCAGTGATTTCAACGAGTTGAAAGATAACAATGAAATTAAAAACAAAGGCGGCAACGTTATCCGCATCGCTGGTCTGGTCATTGATGCACAGCACCGCACGACAAAAACCGGAAAAGATTTCGGCATTCTGACTATTGAAGATTTTTCGGGCAAAACAGAAATTGCGCTTTGGCGCGACGATTATATTAAGTACAAAAGTTATCTTGAAAAAGGATTGACATTGTCGCTCACAGGATTTTTCAAACAACGTTATAATCAGGAATCATTCGACTTTAATGTAACCAATATTATGTCGCTCGATAGTGTGAAAACAGCATTTACAAAATCGATTGACGTAGCGATTGCCTTGCAGGCTTTGAGCGAAAGTATGGTAGAATTTTTCGCGGAAAATTCAAAGAAAAATGCAGGCAATACAGCGTTGAAGTTTAAAGTGTTCGATGCCGACGAGGAAATGTCCGTGAACCTGTACACGATTGAAAAAGGCATTGCCATGAACGATGAACTGGTTAGTTATCTCCGTCAAAACCCCGATATAGATGTACATATTGGTTTGGCTGTCTGA
- a CDS encoding ferritin — MLSQTMKEALNKQVLMEAQSSQAYLAMGSWAEIQPGLKGVTQFFFRHSDEERMHMLKLIHYINERGGFAVVPKLEQPTLTFVSLKKAFEILFEHEVKVSESINNLVDIALSEKDYATHNFLQWYVNEQIEEERLARECNDKLELIGEDKSGLYLFDRDIMTMDSE, encoded by the coding sequence ATGTTATCACAAACTATGAAAGAAGCGCTGAACAAACAAGTGCTGATGGAAGCGCAATCGTCGCAAGCTTATCTTGCAATGGGAAGCTGGGCAGAAATCCAACCCGGATTAAAAGGTGTAACGCAATTCTTTTTCCGTCATAGCGACGAAGAGCGTATGCATATGCTGAAACTGATTCATTATATTAACGAAAGAGGCGGTTTTGCAGTTGTTCCTAAGTTAGAACAGCCGACACTTACTTTTGTTTCACTGAAAAAAGCATTTGAAATATTGTTTGAGCATGAAGTGAAAGTAAGCGAAAGCATCAACAATCTTGTAGATATCGCCTTGTCCGAGAAGGATTATGCTACGCATAATTTTCTGCAATGGTATGTGAACGAACAGATAGAAGAAGAAAGACTTGCCCGTGAATGTAACGATAAACTTGAACTGATAGGCGAAGACAAAAGCGGCTTGTATCTTTTTGACAGAGATATTATGACGATGGACTCGGAATAA